The region AAAGGCGATATCGACGCAACCGTCCGATCGGTGCTTCACGAGATCGAACACCGCCTGGGTTGGCGAACCTCCGAGGAACTCACGCTACTCGATCGTGTCGAGCGGATGGGCGAAGCTCTCTTCTGTCTCGAAGAAATTCGCTACGCCGGTCAGGCTCGGTCCGGGCTGGATCTCTCGACGCGCACGTCCGACTTGATCGATCAAATCCTACATCCACTGGAAAAAGAGTGGCTTCGCGTGGAATCGCAAGGCAGCGTCCTCCCTCGGATCAAAGCACTACGTTCGCGCATCTTGCCGGAAATGGTCGAAGGCAAGCTTTCGCCGGATGAACGCTCGCGGCGCTGGTTACAACTGGAAGATATCTACGTTGCCCAGCAAATCTCTTGCTACATTCCCAATTACCTTCGAGACTTTCCCAGCGTTGACCGCTTGCTGGAAACCGTTGAACGCTACGAGGAAGACCTAAAAGACTCGGTAAAGTTTCACGGCAATCTACACGTGATCATCGATGTCGATCACCCCATTGTCGTCGGCACCGAGCGGCGTCCGAAAGAAGGTGAAGATCCATTGATGACTGAGCTGCGTCAGCGTCTCGAAAGCAAGCTGAAAGAACTGCAAGGCGAGTCAAAGCGGTACCAGGGCGAATAATTTAGTTGGCGACCGCCCTGCCCCCTCTTAAGATGGGACCTGACATCCATCGACAGGAAATCACTCACGGGGGCATCGATGAGCCAGATTTGCCGACTCTCCGAACTTCAGCATGCACAAGGGGGCGACTTCTTCGCTCAGCTTTTCAAAAAGGAACGCTGCCTGACACGGCAAGGACGTCCCTTTTACGCCCTCGAATTCCGTGACGATGGAAGAACCGTCGCAGCGACCATCTGGGAAGGTTCTCAGCACGAGTTGGCTTGTCGCGATGAGTGGCAAACAGGGCACTTCTATAAGATCCGCGGAACCTTTCAGGAAACCATTCGCGGCGGCAAAATCGACATCGCTCTTCTACGTCCGATCGAGCCAGAAGACCACAAAGATGGCTTCGATCCCAAGACATGCCAACCATCGGGCGAGTCAGACAGCGCGGAACTGTTTGATTGCCTGTTAGACATGATCGATGCCGAAATCGATATCCCTGAGCTACACGCCTTGGTCACCACTATCTTCAAGCAACATCGCGAGCGGATCGAGTTGATGCCTGCGGCCGTGTATCATCACCATGCCTATTGCGGTGGCTTTCTCGAGCATCTCTATAGCGTCACCCAAAATGTGCTGTACCTACTAAACACTTACCGAGGCCAGCATCCCTCTCTGCGCGATCCTTTAACGAGGCAGCTGACAATCGCCGGGGCACTTTTGCACGACATCGGCAAGCTGGAAGAACTCGATGCCGAAGTCGGTAATACGGCGTACACCACCTCAGGTGAACTTGTAGGGCACATCGTTCTGGGCCGAGATCTTATTCGTGATACGGCACGCGAACTAGAAATCGACGAACCTTGGCTGGTACGCCTCGAACATCTTCTCCTCAGCCATCAAGGAACCGTCGAGAACGGCAGCCCTAAACCTCCCATGACTTGGGAAGCGAACCTGGTTTATTGGGCCGACGAATTAGACGGAAACATCTTTCGCTTGGCCAAGGCTTGCGAGCAAGAGGAGAACGCCGAGCCCTTCGTACCGAGGGCCAACCCGTTTGGGCGGCGCGTCTACCGGGGGGAATTGCCGGTAAAAACAGAAGGTTCGGTATAACCCGACTATTTTCCTACTCCTCGTTTCGACATCTGCAGAATGTGATCTACCTTTGCGTGACCCATCCAACGGATGGTTGGCATGGGTACGTTTTTAGATCCGGGGCGAGGTGTATGTTTCTTTTTCTACTGCTGATGATCGGCGTGAATCTGTTGATCGGATTCTGCGCGGCCGTGCGCGTTCGGCAGTTGATTGAAATGCAGCCAGACATTCTCGTCGTCGAAAGTGCTGAGGCATTCCTGGACGATCTGGACGAAAAGCCCCCCACCGATCAGCCGAAAGCGGCCAGCAAAGCGAAGACCCCGGAACCAGCACCGGAAGAAGCGATTCCGTACGAGTATGTCGCAGTGCTTGAAGCGGAGTGTGTTGTTGCCAACAGCCTTGTTGAAGCTTCCGCACAGGTCTTGCGTTTAGAAGTGGGACGCTACCGCGCCAAGTTGGTAGCGATCGAAAACAAGCTTCGTGAAACTTGGTATCAACCGACAGAAGACGCGTTGACCGAAATTGCGGAAGAACTCGATGCCGTCAACATCGACTGGCTCGACAAACAAGCCGAAGCAGCTCAGCATCTCGACGGCAGCCAGGAAGGGCTCGGGGCTTATTCCGACATCGGTCGACGGCTATGCGATACGCTGTTCGAGCAGACAGCCCAAATCGAAACCACGCTCAGCAACTTACAGCAGCTTGATTTTCAAGACAACTTAAACGACGTCTGCCGCAAATTGGTTTTAGAGATTGCCCGGTTGATTGATCTCTGCCACGACCTGCGCGACAAGATGACCGAAACCATTGTCACTGTGCTGCGAGCAGAGAAACGGCTTGGCACAGTTGATAAGGGCATGAAACTCGATGGCTTAACCGGTTTGAAGAACCGTACCGGATTCGAATGTCAAATGTTCGAGTGGTGGCGTGATGATATCCGTCGCGAACGTTCACTTAGCATCGCCGCTATCGACATCGACACGTTCCGCAAACTGAACGAACGGCTTGGTACCGAAGTGGGCGATCAAATCATCGCTTCACTTGGCAAGTACCTGAGCGAGTTGATGCGTTCCAGCCGTGGCTTCGAGTATGCCATGCGACTGGAAGGGCAACGATTTCTGCTTTTCTTTGGTGACATCGGCCCTCGCGGTGCGACCAGTGCGGTGGAGCGAATTCGCCAGACGGTTGATGGGACGTTCTTTGAATACGATGGTGAAGAACTAGAACTGAAAATCAGTGCCGGCGTCACCGAAATGAAGCCGGACGATACAATCCCCAAGCTACTGGGACGATCGATCACGGCACTCAGGACGGCCAAAAAGAACGGTCGCAACCGAACGTTCATCGACGAAGGGCAAGGCCCCATGCCGATCGATCCCCCAACGTATCAGATCCGCGAGAAAGTGGTTACCGTCGGCGGCTAACTCGCTTTAGCCGACTCGTTTTGCGACTAAGTAACGATCATGCTTGGCGAGATCTTTGCCGATCGAAACACCGGTGTAGCTTCCCGTTGCTTCAGCCATCTGCGCGACACGCTTGGCGATCATGGGACTGAATTCCAAGAGAATCGTTCCGCCTGGCTTCAAATAAGCAGGGGCCTCTTCCAAGATCCGCCGTAGAATGGCAGTTCCCTCTTCTTCGGCGAACAAAGCAATGTGTGGCTCATGAGCGATCACCGAGGCATCCATCATCGATCGTTCTGACTGAGCAATGTACGGCGGATTGCTGACGATCACGTCAAACAATGCTCCGTCCGGCACGGCTGCGAAGAGGTCGCCGCAGACGAACTCGATTCGGTCCGCGGTGCCATGCTTCTCGGCGTTTTGCTTCGCGACCGCCAAAGCCTTTTCGCTGATATCGGTCGCAGTGACATGCACTTTGGGGGCCTGCTTGGCCACCGTTACCGAGATGATGCCACTTCCGGTGCCGATCTCCAGCACGTGCATGCCGTCGCCACCAGAGCGAGGCTTGAGCAGATCGAGCGTTTCAATCACCAGGTGCTCGGTCTCAGGCCGCGGAATCAGCACGTCTGGGGTCACAGCGAATTCCATCGAGTAGAACTCACTCGTCCCCAGCACATAGGCAACCGGCTTACCGGCCGCACGCTGCTTAACAAGCTCTCGGAACGCGCCCCGTTTCTCTTCGTCGACGACTTCCTCGAACCGGGCATAAAGCTGAATCCGCGGGCACTTCAGCGCGTGTCCTAGCAGAAGTTGAGCTTCCAGGCGAGCTTCTTCACTTCCCTTCGACTCGAGATACTCGGTCGTCCAGTTCAAGAGACGGCCAATCGTCCATGGTTCGGCTGTCGACATGCGGGCACTTTCGCCTTGGGGGAAAGGATGCGGAAAACCGGCAGGCTCGCGGCTTAGTCGAGGTCTCCCATCGAACCGCGAAGTTGCTCTCGGTCGTGGTCGATCAACGCATCGATCACCGGCTGAAGATTGCCAGTCATGATCTGATCCAACTTATACAGCGTCAGGTTGATGCGGTGGTCGGAAATACGGTTTTCCGGGAAGTTATAGGTGCGAATACGCTGGCTACGGTCGCCGGAACCGACAAGGCTCTTTCGCTCGTCGGCACGTTCCTTCGCTTCTTTTTCTCGCTGCGATTCATACAGCTTCGTCTTCAGCAGTCGCAGCGCACGTTCCAGGTTCTTATGCTGGCTACGTTCTTCGCAGCACTGAACGATGACGCCCGTTTCCTGGTGAATCAGTCGCACGGCCGATGCCGTTTTGTTCACGTGCTGACCGCCGGGGCCGCTACTGGCCGCATAACGTTCGACGGTGTAGCTGTCGGGATTGAGATTGAACTCGACTTCTTCTGGTTCGGCCATCACCGCGACAGTAGCGGCCGATGTCTGTACGCGTCCTTTGGTTTCCGTTTCCGGAACACGCTGCACGCGGTGGCCGCCACTTTCGTACTGCATCTCGCGGTAAACGCCTTCGCCGTGGACAGAGATAATCACTTCTTTGAACCCACCCAATTCGGTTGGGTTCGATTCCATGATCTCATACTTCCACTTCTTGCCTTCGGCGAAACGCTTGTACATTTCGTACAAGTCCCGTGCGAAGAGGGCCGCTTCGTCACCCCCGGTTCCCGCTCGGATTTCCAGGACAATCTTGTCACGATCGGCATCTTCACCACCGATGGTCATGTCCAGCAGATCGCGCCAAACTTTCTCGCGTTTCTCTTTCAGATCGGCGAGATCCGCTTCGGCAAGTTCGGCCATTTCGGCATCGTCGCTTTCCATCAGTTCACGAGCATCGTCGATCTCACCGACAATCTCTTTGAACTGGCGATAACGCGTCGCGATACGTGCCAACGAACCATGCTCGCGCGCGACGCTTGCCATCTGCGACGAGTTGGCCAACACGTCGGGGTCGCTCATCTGCTTTTCGAGGAACTCGAAGCGAGAAAGCTTTTCTTCCAAAATCTCGCGCATGGGAGGTATCGTCCTGAGAGTGGCCGAAACGGAAAGGAGAATCAGCGGCCGAAGGTGGCAATCTACGAAAACACGCGAGTCCCCAACGACAGGAAACTCGCGTGATTGTGACGTTCAGATGGGAAGAAGCTACTTCTTCTTTTTCTTCGACAGGCTCGCGTAGTTGCCGGCAAACTTGTTCTTGAACTTCTCGATACGACCGCCTGAGTCCAGGAAACGTTCCTTACCGGTGTAGAAAGGGTGGCACGTGTTACAAACGTCGACCACGATTTCTTTGCGGGTGCTACGCGTGGTGAACGAGTTGCCACAACCGCACTTAACGACGGTGTCCTGGTATTTTGGGTGGATATTTTCTTTCATCGCTCTTCACTCCGTGACAAGTTCGCGGACGAGCCCTGCGCCGGTCCGTTCCCCTGATATGCTGGAAAACCTACGATTATAGAGCCGGCAGTCAAGATCGGCAATCGCACATCACACCCCTCTCACTGCGATCGATCCCCACCTATTAGCCGTAACTTCTTTTGCTATCGCAACTTTGGTGGGCAGCCTGCTTACGATTCCGGCATGGCGCCATGCCAAGGACATCTACCAAATATCGCTAACGCCTTATCTCAAAGTGACTTAGAGATACCCTGACGGCCAACTGTCGCCCGTCGGCACAGCTTGTGCCTAAGGAGAATCTGCTCGGTAACCATTAGCTTTTGCGAACTTCAACGGCGATCGACTCGATCTGTCAGGGATGTCTTTGCTTTCACGATGAATGAAATAGCCTCCCCCAATGTCAAACGGACCGAAGAAGCCGCACCGCCAAAGAAGCGTAAGTTCCGCTTGAACCTTTCAACGCGGATCGTCATTGGCCTGGCCCTCGGGATTGCTTGCGGCATCTTTTTTGGCGAGTCCTGTGCATGGCTAGGGATCATCGGTCGGGCCTACGTGGGCCTGCTACAGATGTCGATCTTGCCGTACATGATGGTCTCGCTGATCGGCGGCATTGGTTCGCTGATCGCCACCAAGGCCATTCGCTTGGCTTTGACCGCCGGAGTGGTGCTGCTGGGCTCGTGGATCTTGGCGTTTGTGTGCGTCTTTCTTGCTCCCCTGGCCTACCCCATTGTCGAGGCCGGCTCGTTCTTCAGCCCCAGCATGACCGAAGTCAAAGAGATCGACTTCATCAATTTGTACATTCCGATCAATCCGTTTCGCTCGATGGCGGAAACCGTTGTCCCGGCGGTCGCCGTCTTCAGTGTTGTCGTCGGAATCGCCCTGATTGGCATCGAAGCGGACAAAAAGAAGATCATGCTCGATCTGCTTTCGGTTGCCTCGATGGTTCTCACGCGCGTCGCCGTGCTGGTCGTTCGGCTTGCTCCTTTCGGGCTGTTTGCCATTGCCGCAAACGCTGCGGGGACAATGACCATTCAGGAACTAGGCCGGCTGCAGGTTTACATCGGATCGTTTATTCTGCTGACGTTGCTGCTGACGTTTTTCATCATGCCGGCGATGGTCGCCATCCTTACGCCCTTTCGGTTTGGCGATGTCCTACGGGCATGCCGCTCGGCGATGCTTACTGGGTTTGTGACCGGCAATCTGTTTATCGTCTTGCCACTGCTTATTGAAAACGGAAAAACGTTGTTCGAGCGTGCCGGGCTACGCAATGACGACACCGACAGCTACATCGAAGTGCTGATCCCTGTCTCGTTTAACTTTCCGAATCTTGGCAAGCTGCTGACGTTGGCGTTTGTCCTATTCGCCGGATGGTATACCGGCAATCAAGTCACGTTGGCCGACTACCCTAACTTTTCCATCCTCGGCTTGTTCTCGCTCTTTGGCGGTGTCGACTTGGCGTTGCCGTTTCTGTTGGATCAAATGCGAATCCCATCGGACACCTACCAGTTGTACGTCGTCACAGGAGTGGTCAACGGTTGGTTCGCCACGTTGTTAGCGACGATGAACCTGTTCGCATTCACGTTGATCGCCACCTCGGCAGCGACCGGAAACCTGAAGATCAAAGTGCGTCAGTGCGTGATCCTGGCCGTCAGCGGTTCGGTTTTGACGGTCGCCGTTTTGCTCGGTGCTCGCGCCGGATTCAGTTCGATCATGGGTAACTCCGACCTGGCTCAAGAGACGCTGATGCAAATGCAGGTGAAGTCCGAAGTCGAAGCCGATGTACTTCGCGTCGCCCATGAAATCGACCCTGCCGAAAGCGAACTCCCACGTCTCGAACAAATCTTGGAACGGAAAGTCCTGCGAGTCGGCTACCATCCCGAGATGTACCCTTTCTGCTTCTTCAACGATGAAGACCAGCTTGTCGGCTACGACGTGGCCCTGATGCATGAACTTGCGGCGACGCTCGATCTTCGATTGGAGTTCAT is a window of Bremerella sp. TYQ1 DNA encoding:
- the prmC gene encoding peptide chain release factor N(5)-glutamine methyltransferase, yielding MSTAEPWTIGRLLNWTTEYLESKGSEEARLEAQLLLGHALKCPRIQLYARFEEVVDEEKRGAFRELVKQRAAGKPVAYVLGTSEFYSMEFAVTPDVLIPRPETEHLVIETLDLLKPRSGGDGMHVLEIGTGSGIISVTVAKQAPKVHVTATDISEKALAVAKQNAEKHGTADRIEFVCGDLFAAVPDGALFDVIVSNPPYIAQSERSMMDASVIAHEPHIALFAEEEGTAILRRILEEAPAYLKPGGTILLEFSPMIAKRVAQMAEATGSYTGVSIGKDLAKHDRYLVAKRVG
- a CDS encoding 1-acyl-sn-glycerol-3-phosphate acyltransferase, producing MQNIIIEKPYRFVPPHRGSFWPDFIQKFNLYGQYLKRFEGVTSHEVRNSERLKKSFDAKHGILLAPNHCRMSDPLVLGFLAREVDCHLYSMASWHLFNQGWFKAFAIQLMGGFSIYREGVDRKSLATAVDAMVEAVRPLVLFPEGSTTRTNDHLHALLDGVAFVARSAAKRREKEGLGKTVIHPVGIKYIFKGDIDATVRSVLHEIEHRLGWRTSEELTLLDRVERMGEALFCLEEIRYAGQARSGLDLSTRTSDLIDQILHPLEKEWLRVESQGSVLPRIKALRSRILPEMVEGKLSPDERSRRWLQLEDIYVAQQISCYIPNYLRDFPSVDRLLETVERYEEDLKDSVKFHGNLHVIIDVDHPIVVGTERRPKEGEDPLMTELRQRLESKLKELQGESKRYQGE
- the prfA gene encoding peptide chain release factor 1 — encoded protein: MREILEEKLSRFEFLEKQMSDPDVLANSSQMASVAREHGSLARIATRYRQFKEIVGEIDDARELMESDDAEMAELAEADLADLKEKREKVWRDLLDMTIGGEDADRDKIVLEIRAGTGGDEAALFARDLYEMYKRFAEGKKWKYEIMESNPTELGGFKEVIISVHGEGVYREMQYESGGHRVQRVPETETKGRVQTSAATVAVMAEPEEVEFNLNPDSYTVERYAASSGPGGQHVNKTASAVRLIHQETGVIVQCCEERSQHKNLERALRLLKTKLYESQREKEAKERADERKSLVGSGDRSQRIRTYNFPENRISDHRINLTLYKLDQIMTGNLQPVIDALIDHDREQLRGSMGDLD
- the rpmE gene encoding 50S ribosomal protein L31 yields the protein MKENIHPKYQDTVVKCGCGNSFTTRSTRKEIVVDVCNTCHPFYTGKERFLDSGGRIEKFKNKFAGNYASLSKKKKK
- a CDS encoding 3'-5' exoribonuclease YhaM family protein, which gives rise to MSQICRLSELQHAQGGDFFAQLFKKERCLTRQGRPFYALEFRDDGRTVAATIWEGSQHELACRDEWQTGHFYKIRGTFQETIRGGKIDIALLRPIEPEDHKDGFDPKTCQPSGESDSAELFDCLLDMIDAEIDIPELHALVTTIFKQHRERIELMPAAVYHHHAYCGGFLEHLYSVTQNVLYLLNTYRGQHPSLRDPLTRQLTIAGALLHDIGKLEELDAEVGNTAYTTSGELVGHIVLGRDLIRDTARELEIDEPWLVRLEHLLLSHQGTVENGSPKPPMTWEANLVYWADELDGNIFRLAKACEQEENAEPFVPRANPFGRRVYRGELPVKTEGSV
- a CDS encoding GGDEF domain-containing protein, producing the protein MFLFLLLMIGVNLLIGFCAAVRVRQLIEMQPDILVVESAEAFLDDLDEKPPTDQPKAASKAKTPEPAPEEAIPYEYVAVLEAECVVANSLVEASAQVLRLEVGRYRAKLVAIENKLRETWYQPTEDALTEIAEELDAVNIDWLDKQAEAAQHLDGSQEGLGAYSDIGRRLCDTLFEQTAQIETTLSNLQQLDFQDNLNDVCRKLVLEIARLIDLCHDLRDKMTETIVTVLRAEKRLGTVDKGMKLDGLTGLKNRTGFECQMFEWWRDDIRRERSLSIAAIDIDTFRKLNERLGTEVGDQIIASLGKYLSELMRSSRGFEYAMRLEGQRFLLFFGDIGPRGATSAVERIRQTVDGTFFEYDGEELELKISAGVTEMKPDDTIPKLLGRSITALRTAKKNGRNRTFIDEGQGPMPIDPPTYQIREKVVTVGG
- a CDS encoding cation:dicarboxylate symporter family transporter, which gives rise to MNEIASPNVKRTEEAAPPKKRKFRLNLSTRIVIGLALGIACGIFFGESCAWLGIIGRAYVGLLQMSILPYMMVSLIGGIGSLIATKAIRLALTAGVVLLGSWILAFVCVFLAPLAYPIVEAGSFFSPSMTEVKEIDFINLYIPINPFRSMAETVVPAVAVFSVVVGIALIGIEADKKKIMLDLLSVASMVLTRVAVLVVRLAPFGLFAIAANAAGTMTIQELGRLQVYIGSFILLTLLLTFFIMPAMVAILTPFRFGDVLRACRSAMLTGFVTGNLFIVLPLLIENGKTLFERAGLRNDDTDSYIEVLIPVSFNFPNLGKLLTLAFVLFAGWYTGNQVTLADYPNFSILGLFSLFGGVDLALPFLLDQMRIPSDTYQLYVVTGVVNGWFATLLATMNLFAFTLIATSAATGNLKIKVRQCVILAVSGSVLTVAVLLGARAGFSSIMGNSDLAQETLMQMQVKSEVEADVLRVAHEIDPAESELPRLEQILERKVLRVGYHPEMYPFCFFNDEDQLVGYDVALMHELAATLDLRLEFIPWTYETRDEQLKSGQIDLAIGGLMVTAERLARLSLSEPYMSITAAIVIEDHRRDEVARWEDIRQKNGFRIATTGRRLSENVKRHLPEANVVYVNSPREFFEQSDKPFDAILMTAEGGSAYTILYPRYDVAIPQPQFKGHVAFALPLNEPELEKFLNAWLKLQQTNGTLDRLYSKWIVGQVKNEKSPRWCVMRDVLHWVE